The candidate division KSB1 bacterium genome has a segment encoding these proteins:
- a CDS encoding ABC transporter ATP-binding protein, giving the protein MIETKQLTKTYQMGDVAVQALRGINLAVAPGEFLAIMGASGSGKSTLMNLLGCLDQPTSGDYFLDGINVNQLSKNEYADIRNQKIGFVFQGFNLLSRTSALENVELPLFYDRTKRVANPKKAAIEALERVGLGDRLYHEPNQLSGGQQQRVAIARALVTQPSLILADEPTGNLDTKTSYDIMALFQELNEQGITIILVTHEKDISEYAKRIVTMRDGLILDDSAIQNRRNAREDLVNG; this is encoded by the coding sequence ATCATAGAGACAAAACAATTAACCAAGACCTACCAGATGGGCGATGTGGCGGTGCAGGCGCTAAGGGGGATCAATCTGGCGGTGGCGCCTGGCGAGTTTCTGGCCATCATGGGCGCATCAGGTTCGGGCAAATCAACATTGATGAATTTGCTCGGCTGTTTAGATCAACCTACGTCGGGCGATTATTTTCTGGATGGGATTAATGTGAATCAATTGAGCAAAAATGAATACGCCGACATTCGCAATCAGAAGATCGGGTTTGTGTTTCAGGGATTCAATTTGCTGTCCCGCACATCGGCGCTGGAAAATGTGGAGCTGCCGCTGTTTTATGATCGCACCAAGCGAGTCGCCAATCCAAAGAAGGCAGCCATTGAGGCGCTGGAGCGAGTTGGTCTGGGTGATCGGCTCTATCACGAGCCCAATCAACTGTCGGGCGGACAGCAGCAGCGAGTGGCAATCGCCCGAGCGCTGGTAACTCAGCCGTCGCTCATCCTCGCCGATGAGCCGACGGGCAATCTGGACACCAAGACCTCTTATGATATTATGGCGCTATTTCAAGAGCTGAACGAGCAGGGCATCACCATTATTCTTGTTACGCATGAGAAAGATATTTCCGAATATGCCAAGCGGATTGTGACCATGCGGGATGGCCTGATTTTGGACGATAGCGCTATTCAAAACAGGCGGAATGCGAGGGAGGATTTGGTCAATGGGTAA